Proteins found in one Maridesulfovibrio sp. genomic segment:
- a CDS encoding MIP/aquaporin family protein has protein sequence MSPFLGEVIGTMILTLFGCGVVANVVLEKSKGQNGGWIVISMGWGFAVAFAVYVAGKYSGAHINPAVTLGLAAGGYFPWAQVPLYIAGQMLGAFLGAVLCYFTYKCHWEPTDDAALKLAVFATGPAIPCTTENFLCEFIGTFFLVFILLGIGANEFTQGLNPLIVGFFIMAIGLSLGGPTGYAINPARDLGPRIAHAILPIPGKGGSDWGYAWIPVVAPICGGVAGALVYKAIVG, from the coding sequence ATGAGTCCTTTCTTAGGCGAAGTAATTGGTACTATGATTCTGACTCTTTTTGGTTGCGGCGTAGTTGCGAACGTCGTTCTTGAAAAGTCCAAAGGTCAGAACGGCGGCTGGATTGTTATCTCCATGGGTTGGGGATTTGCTGTTGCATTTGCAGTGTATGTTGCTGGTAAATATTCCGGTGCACACATCAACCCTGCTGTTACCCTCGGCCTTGCTGCCGGCGGCTATTTTCCCTGGGCACAGGTTCCCCTTTACATTGCCGGCCAGATGCTCGGTGCGTTCCTCGGTGCAGTACTTTGTTACTTCACCTACAAATGCCACTGGGAACCCACTGACGATGCAGCCCTGAAACTGGCTGTATTTGCTACCGGACCTGCTATTCCCTGCACAACTGAAAACTTTCTCTGCGAATTTATCGGCACCTTCTTCCTGGTTTTTATCCTTCTCGGAATCGGTGCAAATGAATTCACACAAGGCCTTAACCCCTTGATCGTCGGTTTCTTCATTATGGCTATCGGCCTTTCCCTTGGTGGCCCCACCGGCTACGCTATCAACCCTGCTCGTGACCTCGGTCCCCGTATCGCTCATGCTATCCTGCCCATTCCGGGTAAAGGCGGCAGTGACTGGGGATATGCATGGATTCCTGTTGTTGCACCCATATGCGGCGGTGTTGCAGGAGCCCTCGTATACAAAGCTATCGTAGGCTAA
- the glpK gene encoding glycerol kinase GlpK, with amino-acid sequence MEKKYVLSIDQGTTSSRAIIFNKGGEIVKVTQKEFTQIFPNPSWVEHDAMEIWSSVQSVVAEALADVPAAEIAAIGITNQRETTVVWDKNTGKPVYNAIVWQSRQTMDICNELKAKGLDSTVREKTGLLIDAYFSGTKVKWILDNVEGAREKAEAGDLLFGTIDTWLVWKLTGGAVHVTDYTNASRTLMYNIHELKWDEELLEALTVPASMLPEVKPSSAVYGSTHKDKFQGLEIPISGMAGDQQAALFGQACFEKGMAKNTYGTGCFMLMNTGEKAVPSKNGLLTTIAWGVDGKVEYALEGSIFVAGSAIQWLRDGMRMFRDAKDSELYATRVQGTDGVYMVPAFVGLGAPYWNSEVRGAVFGLTRGTTKEHFVRATLESLCYQTKDVLSAMEADSGINLAKLRVDGGAVANDLMLQIQADLLGVPVERPLCIETTALGAAYLAGLAVGFWADKNDIKQNFGVDREFGPKMEAGESAKLYEGWQKAVEATMAFK; translated from the coding sequence ATGGAAAAGAAATACGTACTTTCAATTGACCAGGGTACTACCAGCTCCCGCGCAATTATCTTTAATAAAGGCGGCGAGATCGTAAAGGTAACCCAGAAAGAATTTACCCAGATTTTTCCCAATCCCAGCTGGGTTGAGCACGACGCTATGGAAATCTGGTCTTCCGTCCAGTCCGTAGTTGCGGAAGCCCTTGCCGACGTTCCTGCTGCTGAAATTGCTGCAATCGGTATTACCAACCAGCGTGAAACTACTGTTGTATGGGATAAGAACACCGGCAAGCCCGTATACAACGCAATTGTATGGCAGTCCCGCCAGACCATGGACATCTGCAACGAGCTGAAAGCAAAAGGTCTTGACTCTACTGTCCGTGAAAAAACAGGTCTGCTCATTGACGCATACTTCTCCGGAACCAAAGTTAAATGGATTCTCGATAACGTAGAAGGCGCTCGTGAAAAAGCTGAAGCTGGCGATCTCCTTTTCGGTACTATCGACACATGGCTGGTTTGGAAGCTTACCGGCGGCGCAGTTCACGTAACTGACTACACCAACGCTTCCCGTACTCTCATGTACAACATCCATGAGCTCAAGTGGGACGAAGAACTCCTCGAAGCTCTTACCGTTCCCGCTTCCATGCTTCCCGAAGTTAAGCCTTCCTCCGCAGTTTACGGCAGCACCCACAAAGATAAGTTTCAGGGCCTGGAAATTCCTATTTCCGGTATGGCCGGTGACCAGCAGGCAGCTCTGTTCGGTCAGGCTTGCTTTGAAAAAGGTATGGCTAAGAACACTTACGGAACCGGTTGCTTCATGCTCATGAATACCGGTGAAAAAGCAGTTCCTTCCAAGAACGGCCTGCTGACCACCATCGCATGGGGTGTTGACGGTAAAGTTGAATACGCTCTGGAAGGTTCCATCTTCGTAGCAGGTTCCGCTATCCAGTGGCTGCGCGACGGTATGAGAATGTTCCGTGACGCTAAAGATTCCGAGCTCTACGCTACCCGCGTGCAGGGCACCGACGGCGTATACATGGTTCCCGCATTTGTCGGCCTCGGCGCTCCTTACTGGAACTCTGAAGTTCGCGGCGCAGTATTCGGCCTGACTCGTGGTACCACTAAAGAACATTTTGTTCGTGCTACCCTCGAATCTCTCTGCTACCAGACCAAAGACGTTCTCTCCGCTATGGAAGCTGACTCAGGTATCAACCTCGCTAAACTCCGTGTTGACGGCGGCGCAGTTGCAAACGACCTGATGCTCCAGATTCAGGCTGACCTCCTCGGTGTACCTGTTGAGCGTCCTCTGTGCATTGAAACCACCGCTCTCGGCGCAGCATACCTTGCTGGTCTGGCTGTTGGTTTCTGGGCAGATAAAAATGACATCAAACAGAACTTCGGCGTTGACCGTGAGTTCGGTCCCAAAATGGAAGCTGGCGAATCTGCAAAGCTTTATGAAGGCTGGCAGAAAGCTGTTGAAGCTACCATGGCTTTCAAATAG